Below is a window of Cyprinus carpio isolate SPL01 unplaced genomic scaffold, ASM1834038v1 S000006753, whole genome shotgun sequence DNA.
gaaaaaggttgttttttttaacaactttgaAACTTTGGCGGAGGAGTGTTCTACATTTCCAAAAGAAAAGCAATTTCACGCTTCATTCCCAGATCTGAACACTACTTTACTGGAATTAACACTATTACACATCAAGACTTTATAACTTTGTTAGCACATTAAAACCACTTAATTATCAGTATAACACAACATGTTAACAAAACTTACCATGATAGTGCCATCAATAGCATCACAAAATACCTAAATTGCCCCTAAAAGCAACATTTAAACTAGTTAATTTATGAACgtgtgtaaatatgaatatatgaatttgAGAAGACATGCccagaaattatataaatatacttgctcagcctttttgaaatgtaaataatacaaatgtttcatAAAGTAAAAATTTTGATACAAACTTTGTCATGGAatctctatataatatatatgttataatctctatataatatataagctaACTTGTCAGCAATACTTAAATCTCAAATTCTCATCATAAGACCACGATATCTAGAAAATATCTGAGGACGAGTTGACCCAGCAGGTAAAATAGTGTCAGATCCTGATCACGTGGGAGTTTGAACTCGTGCCACTAGGatgaaattattttatcacagtgtacaacatactgtaaaaacagtggtTATAGAAAAGATTCTCAGAAGCTTAGacatgactgcatgtggcctttcttgatgagtgacttttttcttgccacgctcccatacaagccacatttgtgaagAGTATAAATTTGTGGAgagataaagcctttgaaatgtttttgtatccatctcctgacttgtgtcTCTCCACAACTTTATCTCAGAGATCTTCTGACAGTGTCTTGCCACCCAtaattgattgtttgcttcagctgcactaccaaggactgaaatgctccaggaaagctcttttcatgctgagctaatcaaaatgaccacagctgatcacagttgaaagttaAATTGCTTTGTATGCCACTGAGAAGGTTATTAGCTACAaatgattgagtttacaagtcatttttaggagggggcgaatctttttttttctgacatgttggtgttatatatttcacttggatgttataagttgcactgagtaaataaagctggataaaacaaaaactgtccgtCTTCaattcaggctgcaaagcaacaaaatgtgattattttaaccTGTTAGCATTCCACTGCAAGTTTTTGAGGGTTAATTCGTGACATACAACTCAAAAAAACATGCCACACGTCACCTTTCAAAAGAAACCAAAACCATGCATATATTCCAAATGGTTCAAGAACATGCCTTTTAGGCAAATTGTACAAAAATGCTAAGGGGTTAAAAACATCAGTATTGTTTTTatctaaggcacatttataaaagctacttaaatgtcctaattgaactatggcctaattcTGGCTTgacctaagccctgtctgtgaaacccaTAGACAGGTGAAACCAGGCCTTGGTGTTTTTCACGCCATTCCATTAATCCCTGATTCCATTAATCCCTGTCCTCTACTGCTCTCTAGTGTCTTTAAATGTAACTACAAAGCCGGTACCAGGACTGTCTGTGAAATTAGATGGTCCTGCTGTTGTGGATTTATGGTAGCCTATTAATGAAAGGGGCACAACAAACACATGAGCCTCAGGTGTTTCAAAAAATggttaaacaaaatacaatttctgATATTATGCCTAAAGAAAAATCGTTCGTAGTTTCGACCACCTCGATCTTTCTCCAAGACAGCATTCCTAAGCATCCAAAGCAAGCCATTAAACTAACACACACCATTTTTCTTTTTACCGATTGATGTCAAAGGCAATTTACATCCATTAAACCAGCCTAGCTATCTATTTACTGAAATCATTCATACTTTTTTACTGTCTAATATTTCTAAGATTCAGACAATAAATTAAGTAAACaataatttacttaaatataaaatagtctAAAAAGTCGTTTTAAAGTCTAAACCAGCACAGGATGTGTTTTGTCATTACCCTGAATAGGatttgatggatggatagatggacatgTGACGGACTAAAAGTGTGCTCCTAAAACATAATATGTATTGTCACCAGTAGATGGCAGTCATCATTCACAAATGTAAACCTCAGAATTACagctgtattattaatattaattgtactttttactgGTAGGCTTAATCAACAAGGATCTCCAAACCCTTAAGATacaatcttaatatatatataagatatatatagtGTTACAAACAAaccttacaaacaaaaataaccatttaaattaaGAACATCTCTCATCTCTATGTCTCTATCATACATAGAGCCTGCTTGCCAAAACTTGCTAAACTTGATTTACTTGTGCACCTTCTGCTCACAAAAAAACATGGTACAGTAATTAAGATTCATTAAGATGAGTCACTGTTTACAAGGTTGTTGTACCAAAGTGAAATGTAAAGCATAGAATCTAACTGGATGCATAGAGCAGTCATTCCCAACCATTTTGAGTCCAAGGCACCCAACTGTCCACAACGATACCATAACCTCCCAAGACTTTTTCAATTTACTGTAAAACagaatataacatattttaatataataaaataaaaataaaaacaaattaaaatataaaaatttaatattcagAGCTTGACATATCTATTATAAAAATGCCCATCGAGTTATTGTAGTATAATTTTATGACTTatcctgtatatttttttttctttctctctctgaacaCCAGGTATCCTTCTTCAAAGATAAAAAgaacagtaaataaaaagtaaattaaaatagacatcttgatttttttcatcctttttggCTTATTTAATGCCTGTTAAATGAGGTCCCCCTTGGATCTTGTGgtccccttggaagtttgctgaggccccacAGATGTTCCCCAgtcccctggttgagaaccactgcagtaGAGGTCATCCAGGTATTGTTCTCATACTATGTTGTAAATACTGTACAGGCTGACATCCTGCTCATTTGAAGTATCTCTATAGATGAGCTTAAGGCTACATTTTCACTTACTTATGAAGAAATTAATTaggttattaattattataattaaagctTGTGAATCATATTACAGAGCAAAATAAAACTGCTCAGCGAAACAGGATTTATCTAAACAACGTTTGGCTCACCAACATTCACGTGGTTTTTCACCTTCTACACTACACAGGTTTAACGGTGTATTGTAATCACGCCGTTTAATATAATGACTGCACGGCAGCTGCTTGATAATAACGTGAGCGTTCTACTTTAGTCGCATCGCGCGCTCGTAGACACGGTGTTCAGCTCTACATGTCTTTCCACATCAAAGGGAAATCACACAAGTTCCAACAGTTCGGCGGTGGGAGGCAGCCAGCGTTGAAAGGATCATTCGCCTCATGcaccaaagcaaacaaacactcTTGCCCTCGGAAATTTCATTTCCATTAACCGCTCTATGGATAAAAAGCGTCCTTGAGTGCCGTTGGTGTTGTTTGCGATTAAGTTCGATATGTCTGAAAATCAGCCTCTTTCCGCTCTACTTTTCTTAACTTCACTCTTCAGCTCGGCGTGCTCACAGGGGACACGATTCGTTCATTCAGCTGCCCTAGATGCGGATGGGAGATACAACATTAAGTGGGGGTTTGACGAGTCCACGATAACTTTTGAAGTACAAGTGGAAACAAGGGGATATATAGGATTCGGTTTGTCACCAACCGGTGCGATGTCGTCGTCTGATATCGTGATAGGTGGTGTGCTCAACGGAAGTCCATATCTgctggtaagtgtgcacgcaccTTTGAGTTTGAATGCATCTTATATTAAAAAGCTGATTATGCAGTTAGAGAACACTGACTCACAAGTTAAAATAAATCTGCTGAATTTGATCTCTGCAAATGATGTGCtggattgattattattataattaatgttttaagtaGAAACCATTTAAGTCATTTGAGTCTTATTTAGTCTAGTCTaatttttctaacaaaaatagTTTGGGATGGATTTATGatgaataattgtaatttaaaaaaaaatcaaattagcATGTTTGCTTCCATCCAATTAATTTCTACAACAGTAATATAATAGGTAcaaataaatcttttctatccCATAGTGTCACACTGCATTCATCAGGAAACAACACAGTTCACACTTCACAGTCATTTGCATAATTACTTATTTACAGCCATTCATTGGCATATGGGCAACACATAGCATTTTAAACTTTACAGTTAGACATCCCCCAAAACATGAAGATTAATTTGCACTCATTTGGAtcacaaaatatctttattgatTGTGGTTGCAAaacaatattgtttatatattgatataatttgtcattattacttgacttttatcttttttttacagtaaacatgCTATGATCATAGAgtttattctaaaattatatatatatattatatatatatttgtgtgtgtgtgtgtgtgtgtgtgtgtgtgtgtgtttaaagagtgTGAGCAACATTAAAGACCAGTGTTGAACATTTAAATCTGCAGTGATAGCTTTTTGTGTCCTGAAATCTATTGCAATGAGATCATCCACTAACCCAATGACCTGACTACAATCAGCTGCCCTGTTGTGACCTGGATTTTATTCAGACAGTACTCACATAAACACTACTGTTTCAAATGCAAGCAGGTCAATATTGAAATACATCCACACCTGCTGTGCACACTATAATCTCCATCCAGCTGTAAACTGTATTATGTATACAATAGAAGTTTATGATTAGTTTTCAGCATAGCACTATTCATCAGCATTGTGTAATGAAGGCTCATTTATATCGAtacatttctgttttagtttcatgAGCATGAGTCATGACATGTTTTGTTGCAAAACATATTCATACTTGTGTCTGAAtgtattggggaaaaaaataggaCATTTTCCAGTGCAGCTTACCAAACATTTAGATCAAAGGTTATCAAATGTGACCACATGCACATGCATTTACTCACACAGTCCAATGCTCCATAAAAATACCTTCTTTTCTGATTCAGACTCAAACTGTTCAAACCTGAGATGGACTAACTTCGTTCCTCCTCACTCTGCTCAGGACTACTATACAGACTCAAACAGAAAGGTCCATAAAGATGCGCTGCAGAGCTATCAGCTGCTGTACGGCAGAGAGAATGACACACATACTGTCCTGGCTTTCAGCAGAAACCTCCAGACCTGTGATGACAATGACAAAGTCATTACGGTAGGTTTGACTGCATGCATCATTACATCTGTTTCCAAAAGTCTGAAAGAAACATCAGCAGCAAGGTTTCTTTATCCAGGTTTTTTTGGAGCATGCACAAAACCAAAGCTTTTTAACTGGACTCTCAGTAGTAATTATAGTTTCAGCACTTTGCCTTCTGTTCAGGGGAAACAATAGTACAGTGTTTTATTAAGAAGTTAAATAAACTCGCTTCCCTAAAATGTTGTCAAATTATAACTTATATAAGAAGTCTCTTGCACTTAAGTCTACAATTACCTATAATTTGTTACTCCGCAGGGCAGTACAGTGAGAGTGATCTGGGCATTCCATGCAGAGGATGTGGGAGTGTCAGGACCAGTCTACCATGGGACGAACAGAGGCAGAAAGAGTCTGCGATTACTCAACCCTGGAACCAGCTCCAGCATCCCAGCAGGAACAGCTTTCTTTGACCTTCAAAATGAGGAGGTGAGGAAAGTGCTACTGTAGGAGTGACAGAGAACTGATAGCCCTAGGCAGTGTTATACCTACTATTTCGTCTATTTTTGCATGCCTGGGAATCAAGGTCCTTGTGGTTACATATGAATCCTTTATAAATACAGACCCGTTTGCTTCCTGATTGggtattttgaatgaaaacaaggccCGTTTATGCCTGTGGAATACTGCCAAACACCAGATTTTATAAGAGTGTACATATTTACAACTGCATAACAAATACTTAGCATTGaatagaaagggaaaaaaaagaaaagaacaggaaGGAAATTGGATTAATAAAATGCCCACGCTCTCCAGTCCACAATGGAATACTTCTGTTTGTTCCTGACTGCTACACTTAACTGTTTTGTGACTGATGCAAACCTTTTATCGAAAACTTtaacatattcaaatattataGGTTCCTGTACCTCATAAGGATACAACATACTGGTGTCAGATCTTTAAATTTCCAGAGCTGAAGAAGAAACATCATATAATCAGAGTAagtaaaaaactgtttaaattttaaagcatGCCCATCTTAATCAAAtcataaagtttaaaaacatttacattcattcaagCCATGATATACAGTAACTATTATTCCAGAGATGCATGCTTAAGAAATTGCAGACTTACATACTGTATTGCCAATTAAACGCTCAATGTTGTGAAGTACCATGTACTATCTCAGTTCCCTTCTTCCGTACTTACATTTATAGGCTTTCATGAAGCTTGTGTATTTTCCTCTGTCAACAGTTTTAAACAATTTCCTGTCAATTGAGATAATCATAGATTAAAGTAGCTCAACTTCAGACAAgcttatgttttaaaaagtagctacatataaatatatatttgctgatacaataacaataattccGTCATGATTACTATAGTCAAAATGATTGACACTTAGCATATAGTTTGggtttggcggtatggttctgttctgtggAAAAAACTCCCTGCCCATCCATGCAGCCTGTCATGAGTGAGGAGGGAGAGCAGCAATAACCCCccagggtaaacagaacagaacaagcaGATATCATTAATGTTCTTAATGATATTTTAAGTGTAACACATTATTCAAGATAAAGTGAAGACTGATTCAACAAGAAACATCAGAAGCCAAGTCCTGACTGTGGCGAacggaggagttggggatggaggagggtgaTTTGCTCTTGAGCAAGTGATAAAGCTGCTGAATAATTCTGAATAGACCTTATATAGGAATGCTGTGATAGGTTTCGTATTCCTATAGGTAGAtgtggatcagctgagagtcagccgatgcaagcttgactcacgtgacctgccagaactaacgctaTGCACTTCAGTTTGCATAACCAAGTCAGAAAGATAGTACAACACCTCGAATTGGTGAATCATTTTTGTGATTCTATtaatttctggatgaacagattCCCTTAAATGATTTTCTGATGCAATATGTGAAGAAGCAAACCACTGCGAGCAAACCAATTCACAAGAATCAATCAAACTTTACAATACATCTGTcacatgttttgttttggttttgttctaGTTTTCCGTGTTTGACCTAGTTTCCTTTGTTCCTATTTTCCTGCCACTAGTTTGTTACCTCAGTTACTCATTAATTTGATTAGTGTCTGCACCTGTTTGATTGGTTTGTTTCAgtgtatttaagccctgtgttttctTCTGTTCCTTGTCAGTTCTCGTTACATGTAACCTGGATGTTCAGTTCCTGTTTCCAAGAGTTTGCGTATATTAAACTAAATTGCTGCACTTAGATCCAATCTCTCAACTTTATTTGCGAATGAATCAGATCCAACTCTGTGATCTTTAGAGATTTAATCAGTGTCAGTGTGAATGCTGAACGCAGTTTTGGTAAGCGGGTTTGATTATTCTTTCAGCATTTAATATTCATTCTACTGAATATGTAGCGTCaccattttttgttaaatatttttaaaccatgaaaaaataaattcccCAAACATGATTTAACTATAAATTAGATTCCTCGTATGTGATTTCATTTCAAAACTTATGTTTTACCTCATATTGGTCGTTTTTACATGGTTTATTTTGCTACAGTATTTTGACACCTGCGTTGGTTTAGATCTCCTTCggtctctctctttccctcagcttctttttttttgtctcaccTGCTTATTATTGTCTTTTGCAGCTGCTATTTGTAGATCAGACATGTTACTGAAATTATACTCTCTTTCCCAAGATGAAAGAGTCTTCCCATAACTAAGCTTTTCAGGTTTTCTTAATTAGAGGCAGAATAGGtactttattcatatttaatcataTGATAAAATACTAGAATTAAGCATCATTCTTTCAGGCTAATTTTTCAGATGCACTAacctttaatttaaatgaattattgtaGTCACCATTTTGTGCCCATGTAAAATTTAGCTGTGGAAAGACAGGCATGCATTCATCTCCTTGAATTTATAACTATGGCTACAGCTCCACTTTTTTGTGAAAAGATAAGTGCTGCACATGCAGAAGTGAGCAGTTCACATTATGAATGCAACCCATTTAGTTTGCAGCAGTGTTCAGTATGTAATGTGCCGGATACAAAGACTCTACAATGAATAGACTTGTGCGTAGTCTGTGTTTCACACGATGATGAAACATACAGACAAGTGCACACTTACACATTCTCACATTCACTAGATGCTTGTAGTCTTTAATCATGGCCTAAATACTGCTTGGGTACAGTACATTTAAATGGACCATGTTTGAGTTATTACATTTAGCCTCCATTTAATCTATCATTAACATCAACTGAACACAAATCAGATGAAACCAACAAGTGAATAATTATTGTGACCCTACTTTGCTCTCTTTTCCTGTCCTCTCTACATACAGTAGCCTGGAATTCGGAAAGCTCCAGGCTGTTAGGCAGATGCCAGCCGCTGCCCCATAACCACAGCAGTGTCTGGATGTTTTATGCTCTGTTCCCACTCAGTTTCATGGAGCAGATGTTGAACTGTCAAACAGGAGCAGATTTGTCAGACACTGCTCTCACTGTCTATATTCAGGCCATATTGTCACTGTCCTTATTCAGTCAAAAACTTCATGTTATTTGATGCCAGACGAGGCTATCTGGGTGTACTTTATTCAGAATGGTGCTACTAAGATCCACAAATTTGGATGTAGGATTTACTTTAGAACAATTTTCACTCCGAAatggctagtaaatttcacaattactaAGAAATGcagtgaattaaacatgaaactgTGAAGCAAAAAAgccttttaaaatgtgcactcaTATAGCATTATATGAAAGGAAATATTTGAATCTGTGATGGTTTTAAAAGAGGGATGGATCAGACATGCTGTTATTGGTTACAAACAACAGAATGCTACTACACAATAAGCTAAATGTTCATTAGATTTTAGGGCTTCAAAATAAAATGGCTCTCAATGGGTAAAACAAGAGAAGGTGGAAGGGAAATAAAGGAACGTATGAATATTTATTCAGCCACTGTTTAGCCCAGGGTCCCCCTGCTTCAGGCAGAGACCCCTGGAAGAACAGGATACAGTTAACTCTGttggaaatgcttttatttagaatTCCAGTTTCGACAGAAAAAGCCCACTGTGAGgagaaaaataattctaaaatccCCCACTTCCTATTCCAGAGATATCCAAGCTAGTTTTAGCTCAACAgtccacacacacagagttttcTTGTAGAGGATCAAAATAGAGTGGTTTAAAAAGATAACCTACTTTTATCCTATCTTTACGGCTGATCCCTTTATCAAAGCTTGGAACAGTGTAGTGGAAAGTGTTCTTGTATTGGATTAAATAACTTAGTAGTGGTAGTGTACATCGAATAAATATTAATCAGGGTTGGGTTTAATTCAGAATTTATGTAAGAATTTGTTGTTGAACTGGAATTTGAATTGGTGAAACGTAAAGACAATTTAATTTACTGAAATTTGtgacaaaatataaacaatggCAAGGCATTAACAATTTGgacaaattaattttgttcattCTCTGATATGCAGATTACAAATTCAACACTGTCAAAATGATGCCATATATTAATATAGCCATAAAAAGAGATAATTTTACCAAACAGCAGCACAAAATGTCAAACACATAGTTTgacatatttattgacatttatgaTATATCATTTTCAGATTCAATCTATAAAtgcactaataataaacaaataaatacatttcataattacttaGTCCTTCATAATAAGGTTTTCAGTACTGCTAAGTGAAATTTAAGcacttttactattttacctaTTTGAATTTAATACCCTTTTAAttccttaaattcaaattcaaacaatTCTGCATCTTATCTCAGTTCAAATTCAGAAATAGAATTGGAATACAAAAGGCATTCTCAATTCAATTATGAGAGCATATTCctctctgtttgttgttgttttcagataGAGCCAATGATTCAGAAGGGTCATGAGAATCTGGTTCATCACATTCTGCTCTACCAGTGTGACAGCAATCTGAACAAGAGTGAGATCAACAGAGGACATGAATGCTACCATCCAAATATGCCAGACTCGTTCTTCACCTGTGAAACCGTCCTGTTCGCTTGGGCTATTGGGGGAGAGGTGGTCACTTCATATTCATTTCAAGTTCATATTCATTCTCATAATAAAAAGAGTTTCAGATATTGAAAAGAAACTATTTTTATCCATTGTAGGGCTTCACCTACCCTCCACATGCTGGAATGTCTATAGGAACCTCAACAGACCCAGTCTATGTACAGATGGAGATTCACTTTGATAACCCATCTTTGCAAAGAGGTATTGTATGTTATGATACACTTCAGTTTAAAACCTGCCTCACTTGCTGCCCTAAGTGACATAAGACATGACTAAGTCCTGAGATTTTTGTGtcgtttattgtattttatgtgtcTGTGCATGAAGTGATCTGTAGTCTCCATGGTATATTACAGTGATTTTCAGCTACTAAATAATGAGCTTTTCTGTAAGGGGTTGAGTCATGAACCTCAGAGCTGCTTCAGAGTTGAGTTTTAATCTCACCACAGGTATAGTGGACAGTTCAGGCCTGCGTTTGTACTACAGCCCCAGCCTGAGGCGCTATGATGCTGGGGTCATCGAGACAGGAGTGTGGGTCAGTCTCTACCACATGCTGCCCCCAGGCATGCAGGATTATATTACAGAAGGGCACTGCACACAGGAGTGTCTCCAAGAGGTGGGAcagcaaagaataaataaataaaaaacacaggcaTTATCATGGTTACACTCCATTTACACTTTATAAGATCATATTTGAGACCTACACTACTACTGAAACATTTGAGATAACTATGGTTTCTCAAAACCCAGACCAAGTAGATATATGAGTATAACATGTGTCTCTTTTCCTGTATCATTAGACAGCGAGATGGCCAGTGGAATTCATGTGTTTGCAGTTCTGCTCCATGCTCACCTGGCAGGACGGGCAATCAAAGCCAGACATTTCCGCCAGCAGGTCGAGCTCCAACCACTAGCCTCAgatgatcagtttgatttcaaCTTCCAGGAGTTCCAGCCGCTCAGCCAGGAGAGGATCATCCTGCCTGTCAGTCATTTTCAGTCCATTTCAGTTTCATAATCTTCATTGCTCCATCTGAGGGTGAAATTGATGTTGCATTAATCATTGTCAGATACTGTACAGTGAACCTCACAGTTTACGTTACTGATTTATGGAAAACCTAGAAATAGCAGGGAATTTCAAAATGGTGAATTCTAGGCCTGGAAAAGTCACAAAAAATCAAATGGTCAGTAGGTGTGGCTGTCTGAGGTAGGCTACATACATACAGTCTGTTCAATATGTTGTAGTGGTGTGTACCTGGGTGTCAATAGTGGTTAAACAATAAAATCTGTTCCCACATATTCCCAGGCAATATAAGAACTCCAGAAATCACTGGTTATTAAATGTAGACATTTTAGCATAAAGGCACAATATAGGGAACAAATTCTGTTTTTATCCCTCGTAGTTTCACTCTCATTtgggtcaaattaaatatgccGTTTACTCTGACTAAAGTCTTTAGATTGTTTTCATGGCTTCGAGATTATAGCTGAGGGATTGGTAGTGTTTTAACAGTAAAGAATTGAGCAATTATCATTATCTGCTCCAGTGTCTCAGCCATATACAAGCACTTTGTATTACCTAAGAGTGGTGTAATAAATTCAGCCTTTAAGGAGCACACACTGTGCATCTGCAGGACTGCTGTCTGATTAAAAGGGCCCACAGGCGAGAGATGACTCATGTGTGAGTTGTGACTTGTTATCCTGTTCTGTTCTATGACAACCAATCAGTGAGGTTTTAACAGTTTATACTCAAATGAGTTCCAAAATCCCATActcttttacaaaaacacaaaacagagaacaaaatataagaaaaaattttttttaataaaccactAATAACATCTTGTTAACCAACATGTTTTTCCTGTCACCAGGGAGATTCTCTAATCACTGAATGTAGATATAACACTAAAGGCAGAATGAACATGACCTGGGTAAGATTTGGGCTTGTAAAGCCTTGTTTGCTTTTACTGACAACAATTATACAGATTTGTGTCATATTGTTTGGCTAGGTTTTCTTTTGAATTATACCAATTATAGATTTATTCATGATAGAAATCCTGGTTAACAGCAAGCATATTCAAACATAATATAGCTGTTGAGTCATGATGTCCAATTTGTAGGCAATTTTAGGGGCTAATTTAAGTTTCCTTTGCgaatttataaagggatttttaaaaagcatttttttttttactttctcattttgtttatcaacttagttcacccaaaaattctgtcttGATTTGCTCACccttaatgtcattccaaacctgaatgactgacttactttcttctgttgaacataaataataaattaatttcacagaaagaaaaagacataCAGCTATGAAACAACtcaagacaaaattttaatttttaggtgggCTATCCCTTTCAATTGCAAATTAGCTCAAACATGAATTGTTAAACTGCTATgccatttaaaaattaagaaatccACTGCACAAGAATGCAAATTCTGAACAGAAACATGCCTTTGAATTAGGTCTGTGAAAGACTGCATGCTCTTGGCTAAACAATGTGTCTGCAAACAGCTGCAGGTCTGTGGAGATGGATCCAGCTGCTGACGTTTTCCTGTACACATTCAGCCAGTGAGCTGCACTCCTGATAGGCAGAACTGAGCTGAGCTGCTTTTTCTCTGTAGACAGTCTGCAATCTATAAACATCATGGCCAAATCACTGGTGTTTTGGATTCGTATTAGAGAGATCAAGATATATTAGCTGCTCTGTGCATGTCAGTTCAGTTTGCTCAGTACTGGACATAATCTGTCACAGGCCTCTGACTGTAATAGTGCTACAGATGCATTATGTCGGTGTAGTATTTCAAGGTCTTGACCCTAGTaatgtggaatttttttattttttgtctacaGGGAGGTCTTAGTACTCGGGATGAGATGTGTTTGTCATATCTGCTGTACTACCCCAGGGTTAACCTAGCCAGGTGTGAAAGTTTACCAGAAATCACCGGCCAGCTTAAATTCATTGGGGTCAAAGAGATCCAGGAGCCTGTTACGTAAGTCTGAAAAGCCACTTCAGTGAAGAGGGTCTTTGTTAGTGGCAAATACACATATTAACCTCATAATGATGAATAAGTACATGTTGCTGTAGTATGACTTCATTGTTTTATCTcagtattaattataataatcccTTTTATACCCAATTTT
It encodes the following:
- the LOC122144732 gene encoding DBH-like monooxygenase protein 1 homolog isoform X2; protein product: MDKNSACSQGTRFVHSAALDADGRYNIKWGFDESTITFEVQVETRGYIGFGLSPTGAMSSSDIVIGGVLNGSPYLLDYYTDSNRKVHKDALQSYQLLYGRENDTHTVLAFSRNLQTCDDNDKVITGSTVRVIWAFHAEDVGVSGPVYHGTNRGRKSLRLLNPGTSSSIPAGTAFFDLQNEEVPVPHKDTTYWCQIFKFPELKKKHHIIRIEPMIQKGHENLVHHILLYQCDSNLNKSEINRGHECYHPNMPDSFFTCETVLFAWAIGGEGFTYPPHAGMSIGTSTDPVYVQMEIHFDNPSLQRGIVDSSGLRLYYSPSLRRYDAGVIETGVWVSLYHMLPPGMQDYITEGHCTQECLQESLDSEMASGIHVFAVLLHAHLAGRAIKARHFRQQVELQPLASDDQFDFNFQEFQPLSQERIILPGDSLITECRYNTKGRMNMTWGGLSTRDEMCLSYLLYYPRVNLARCESLPEITGQLKFIGVKEIQEPVTTWPFVIKSPKKYSNLSFTEAMDKYKWTRKRGKAFNDAVRKLPMNVRCSKFGQDEWTIQGMIISPPELKSEQTSAAVVACGNVSEIQCGRSFVLLLTACLLLILQTCLHL
- the LOC122144732 gene encoding DBH-like monooxygenase protein 1 homolog isoform X1; amino-acid sequence: MSENQPLSALLFLTSLFSSACSQGTRFVHSAALDADGRYNIKWGFDESTITFEVQVETRGYIGFGLSPTGAMSSSDIVIGGVLNGSPYLLDYYTDSNRKVHKDALQSYQLLYGRENDTHTVLAFSRNLQTCDDNDKVITGSTVRVIWAFHAEDVGVSGPVYHGTNRGRKSLRLLNPGTSSSIPAGTAFFDLQNEEVPVPHKDTTYWCQIFKFPELKKKHHIIRIEPMIQKGHENLVHHILLYQCDSNLNKSEINRGHECYHPNMPDSFFTCETVLFAWAIGGEGFTYPPHAGMSIGTSTDPVYVQMEIHFDNPSLQRGIVDSSGLRLYYSPSLRRYDAGVIETGVWVSLYHMLPPGMQDYITEGHCTQECLQESLDSEMASGIHVFAVLLHAHLAGRAIKARHFRQQVELQPLASDDQFDFNFQEFQPLSQERIILPGDSLITECRYNTKGRMNMTWGGLSTRDEMCLSYLLYYPRVNLARCESLPEITGQLKFIGVKEIQEPVTTWPFVIKSPKKYSNLSFTEAMDKYKWTRKRGKAFNDAVRKLPMNVRCSKFGQDEWTIQGMIISPPELKSEQTSAAVVACGNVSEIQCGRSFVLLLTACLLLILQTCLHL